From the Chiloscyllium plagiosum isolate BGI_BamShark_2017 chromosome 16, ASM401019v2, whole genome shotgun sequence genome, one window contains:
- the LOC122557791 gene encoding protein RIC-3-like isoform X2, with protein MGIHTYWEKSNLNRFSPMMQRPKVSQQKQQWSVHPHFPGSHQAETAIKAKGGNSGGGNKSFMAQIIPVYGFGLFMYVLYILFKISSKSGTSSPKGRKRCRSTRTGNVKRKITDYELAQLQEKLKETEVAMEKLVLKMGTASDKITSVTTEQEEKLLRHLKEITRVIKKGQLFEGISPEKEAEESPYMEDWEGGPEETCQNCNGSEYSFPHDTNPNIPESNELSAEELAEGFGTREDDCSSSETMEDQMRQSKIYQTLDHQPSTQVGMGSQNDGVEVEEVQCEGCEYFNQESDDLAIIAENFLVSSEVHEVSAVDDQIRDESIKDISIGEQQQVIICKGAKTASVLILLISSRLDSQTPSCHSTTCLAIYNHPCQSQQPSIRSAGTTGWVMQSRGPGEGLKLEQRR; from the exons CAAACCTTAATCGATTTTCTCCCATGATGCAACGCCCAAAGGTCTCACAACAGAAGCAACAATGGTCAGTGCATCCtcatttccctgggtcccaccaggCAGAAACAGCAATCAAGGCAAAAGGAGGCAACAGTGGAGGTGGCAACAAAAGCTTCATGGCCCAGATCATACCTGTGTATGGATTTGGATTGTTCATGTATGTTCTATACATCCTCTTCAAG ATCTCATCCAAAAGTGGCACCTCTAGTCCTAAAGGAAGGAAGAGATGTAGAAGCACCAGAACCGGGAACGTGAAGCGGAAAATTA CTGATTATGAGCTGGCTCAGCTTCAAGAAAAACTGAAAGAGACTGAAGTGGCCATGGAGAAATTAGTTTTGAAAATGGGAACTGCATCAGACAA GATTACCAGCGTTACTACTGAACAGGAAGAGAAGTTACTGAGACATCTGAAGGAAATCACCCGAGTCATTAAGAAAGGGCAACTCTTTGAAGGCATCAGCCCTGAGAAAGAAGCAGAGGAATCTCCATACATGGAAGACTGGGAAG GTGGTCCTGAGGAAACATGTCAGAATTGCAATGGATCTGAATATAGTTTCCCACATGACACCAACCCCAACATTCCTGAGTCGAATGAGCTTTCTGCAGAGGAATTAGCAGAAGGATTTGGCACAAGAGAAGATGATTGTTCCTCAAGTGAAACGATGGAAGATCAAATGAGGCAAAGCAAAATATATCAAACACTGGACCATCAGCCAAGCACACAGGTTGGCATGGGTAGCCAGAATGACGGTGTTGAAGTGGAAGAAGTCCAGTGTGAAGGCTGCGAGTATTTTAACCAAGAAAGTGATGACCTAGCTATTATAGCAGAGAACTTTCTTGTCAGCTCTGAGGTTCATGAAGTCAGTGCTGTTGATGATCAAATCAGAGATGAATCTATTAAGGACATTTCGATTGGTGAACAGCAGCAAGTAATCATATGCAAAG GTGCCAAAACTGCCAGTGTCTTGATTTTGTTGATTTCCTCTAGGCTGGATTCTCAGACTCCTAGCTGCCATTCAACAACCTGCCTGGCCATTTATAATCATCCATGTCAAAGTCAGCAGCCTTCCATCAGATCTGCGGGAACCACTGGGTGGG
- the LOC122557791 gene encoding protein RIC-3-like isoform X4 produces MGIHTYWEKSNLNRFSPMMQRPKVSQQKQQWSVHPHFPGSHQAETAIKAKGGNSGGGNKSFMAQIIPVYGFGLFMYVLYILFKISSKSGTSSPKGRKRCRSTRTGNVKRKITDYELAQLQEKLKETEVAMEKLVLKMGTASDKITSVTTEQEEKLLRHLKEITRVIKKGQLFEGISPEKEAEESPYMEDWEGGEKSFNTYSGPEETCQNCNGSEYSFPHDTNPNIPESNELSAEELAEGFGTREDDCSSSETMEDQMRQSKIYQTLDHQPSTQVGMGSQNDGVEVEEVQCEGCEYFNQESDDLAIIAENFLVSSEVHEVSAVDDQIRDESIKDISIGEQQQVIICKGWILRLLAAIQQPAWPFIIIHVKVSSLPSDLREPLGG; encoded by the exons CAAACCTTAATCGATTTTCTCCCATGATGCAACGCCCAAAGGTCTCACAACAGAAGCAACAATGGTCAGTGCATCCtcatttccctgggtcccaccaggCAGAAACAGCAATCAAGGCAAAAGGAGGCAACAGTGGAGGTGGCAACAAAAGCTTCATGGCCCAGATCATACCTGTGTATGGATTTGGATTGTTCATGTATGTTCTATACATCCTCTTCAAG ATCTCATCCAAAAGTGGCACCTCTAGTCCTAAAGGAAGGAAGAGATGTAGAAGCACCAGAACCGGGAACGTGAAGCGGAAAATTA CTGATTATGAGCTGGCTCAGCTTCAAGAAAAACTGAAAGAGACTGAAGTGGCCATGGAGAAATTAGTTTTGAAAATGGGAACTGCATCAGACAA GATTACCAGCGTTACTACTGAACAGGAAGAGAAGTTACTGAGACATCTGAAGGAAATCACCCGAGTCATTAAGAAAGGGCAACTCTTTGAAGGCATCAGCCCTGAGAAAGAAGCAGAGGAATCTCCATACATGGAAGACTGGGAAGGTGGAGAAAAATCATTTAACACTTACA GTGGTCCTGAGGAAACATGTCAGAATTGCAATGGATCTGAATATAGTTTCCCACATGACACCAACCCCAACATTCCTGAGTCGAATGAGCTTTCTGCAGAGGAATTAGCAGAAGGATTTGGCACAAGAGAAGATGATTGTTCCTCAAGTGAAACGATGGAAGATCAAATGAGGCAAAGCAAAATATATCAAACACTGGACCATCAGCCAAGCACACAGGTTGGCATGGGTAGCCAGAATGACGGTGTTGAAGTGGAAGAAGTCCAGTGTGAAGGCTGCGAGTATTTTAACCAAGAAAGTGATGACCTAGCTATTATAGCAGAGAACTTTCTTGTCAGCTCTGAGGTTCATGAAGTCAGTGCTGTTGATGATCAAATCAGAGATGAATCTATTAAGGACATTTCGATTGGTGAACAGCAGCAAGTAATCATATGCAAAG GCTGGATTCTCAGACTCCTAGCTGCCATTCAACAACCTGCCTGGCCATTTATAATCATCCATGTCAAAGTCAGCAGCCTTCCATCAGATCTGCGGGAACCACTGGGTGGG
- the LOC122557791 gene encoding protein RIC-3-like isoform X1: MGIHTYWEKSNLNRFSPMMQRPKVSQQKQQWSVHPHFPGSHQAETAIKAKGGNSGGGNKSFMAQIIPVYGFGLFMYVLYILFKISSKSGTSSPKGRKRCRSTRTGNVKRKITDYELAQLQEKLKETEVAMEKLVLKMGTASDKITSVTTEQEEKLLRHLKEITRVIKKGQLFEGISPEKEAEESPYMEDWEGGEKSFNTYSGPEETCQNCNGSEYSFPHDTNPNIPESNELSAEELAEGFGTREDDCSSSETMEDQMRQSKIYQTLDHQPSTQVGMGSQNDGVEVEEVQCEGCEYFNQESDDLAIIAENFLVSSEVHEVSAVDDQIRDESIKDISIGEQQQVIICKGAKTASVLILLISSRLDSQTPSCHSTTCLAIYNHPCQSQQPSIRSAGTTGWVMQSRGPGEGLKLEQRR, translated from the exons CAAACCTTAATCGATTTTCTCCCATGATGCAACGCCCAAAGGTCTCACAACAGAAGCAACAATGGTCAGTGCATCCtcatttccctgggtcccaccaggCAGAAACAGCAATCAAGGCAAAAGGAGGCAACAGTGGAGGTGGCAACAAAAGCTTCATGGCCCAGATCATACCTGTGTATGGATTTGGATTGTTCATGTATGTTCTATACATCCTCTTCAAG ATCTCATCCAAAAGTGGCACCTCTAGTCCTAAAGGAAGGAAGAGATGTAGAAGCACCAGAACCGGGAACGTGAAGCGGAAAATTA CTGATTATGAGCTGGCTCAGCTTCAAGAAAAACTGAAAGAGACTGAAGTGGCCATGGAGAAATTAGTTTTGAAAATGGGAACTGCATCAGACAA GATTACCAGCGTTACTACTGAACAGGAAGAGAAGTTACTGAGACATCTGAAGGAAATCACCCGAGTCATTAAGAAAGGGCAACTCTTTGAAGGCATCAGCCCTGAGAAAGAAGCAGAGGAATCTCCATACATGGAAGACTGGGAAGGTGGAGAAAAATCATTTAACACTTACA GTGGTCCTGAGGAAACATGTCAGAATTGCAATGGATCTGAATATAGTTTCCCACATGACACCAACCCCAACATTCCTGAGTCGAATGAGCTTTCTGCAGAGGAATTAGCAGAAGGATTTGGCACAAGAGAAGATGATTGTTCCTCAAGTGAAACGATGGAAGATCAAATGAGGCAAAGCAAAATATATCAAACACTGGACCATCAGCCAAGCACACAGGTTGGCATGGGTAGCCAGAATGACGGTGTTGAAGTGGAAGAAGTCCAGTGTGAAGGCTGCGAGTATTTTAACCAAGAAAGTGATGACCTAGCTATTATAGCAGAGAACTTTCTTGTCAGCTCTGAGGTTCATGAAGTCAGTGCTGTTGATGATCAAATCAGAGATGAATCTATTAAGGACATTTCGATTGGTGAACAGCAGCAAGTAATCATATGCAAAG GTGCCAAAACTGCCAGTGTCTTGATTTTGTTGATTTCCTCTAGGCTGGATTCTCAGACTCCTAGCTGCCATTCAACAACCTGCCTGGCCATTTATAATCATCCATGTCAAAGTCAGCAGCCTTCCATCAGATCTGCGGGAACCACTGGGTGGG
- the LOC122557791 gene encoding protein RIC-3-like isoform X3, whose translation MMQRPKVSQQKQQWSVHPHFPGSHQAETAIKAKGGNSGGGNKSFMAQIIPVYGFGLFMYVLYILFKISSKSGTSSPKGRKRCRSTRTGNVKRKITDYELAQLQEKLKETEVAMEKLVLKMGTASDKITSVTTEQEEKLLRHLKEITRVIKKGQLFEGISPEKEAEESPYMEDWEGGEKSFNTYSGPEETCQNCNGSEYSFPHDTNPNIPESNELSAEELAEGFGTREDDCSSSETMEDQMRQSKIYQTLDHQPSTQVGMGSQNDGVEVEEVQCEGCEYFNQESDDLAIIAENFLVSSEVHEVSAVDDQIRDESIKDISIGEQQQVIICKGAKTASVLILLISSRLDSQTPSCHSTTCLAIYNHPCQSQQPSIRSAGTTGWVMQSRGPGEGLKLEQRR comes from the exons ATGATGCAACGCCCAAAGGTCTCACAACAGAAGCAACAATGGTCAGTGCATCCtcatttccctgggtcccaccaggCAGAAACAGCAATCAAGGCAAAAGGAGGCAACAGTGGAGGTGGCAACAAAAGCTTCATGGCCCAGATCATACCTGTGTATGGATTTGGATTGTTCATGTATGTTCTATACATCCTCTTCAAG ATCTCATCCAAAAGTGGCACCTCTAGTCCTAAAGGAAGGAAGAGATGTAGAAGCACCAGAACCGGGAACGTGAAGCGGAAAATTA CTGATTATGAGCTGGCTCAGCTTCAAGAAAAACTGAAAGAGACTGAAGTGGCCATGGAGAAATTAGTTTTGAAAATGGGAACTGCATCAGACAA GATTACCAGCGTTACTACTGAACAGGAAGAGAAGTTACTGAGACATCTGAAGGAAATCACCCGAGTCATTAAGAAAGGGCAACTCTTTGAAGGCATCAGCCCTGAGAAAGAAGCAGAGGAATCTCCATACATGGAAGACTGGGAAGGTGGAGAAAAATCATTTAACACTTACA GTGGTCCTGAGGAAACATGTCAGAATTGCAATGGATCTGAATATAGTTTCCCACATGACACCAACCCCAACATTCCTGAGTCGAATGAGCTTTCTGCAGAGGAATTAGCAGAAGGATTTGGCACAAGAGAAGATGATTGTTCCTCAAGTGAAACGATGGAAGATCAAATGAGGCAAAGCAAAATATATCAAACACTGGACCATCAGCCAAGCACACAGGTTGGCATGGGTAGCCAGAATGACGGTGTTGAAGTGGAAGAAGTCCAGTGTGAAGGCTGCGAGTATTTTAACCAAGAAAGTGATGACCTAGCTATTATAGCAGAGAACTTTCTTGTCAGCTCTGAGGTTCATGAAGTCAGTGCTGTTGATGATCAAATCAGAGATGAATCTATTAAGGACATTTCGATTGGTGAACAGCAGCAAGTAATCATATGCAAAG GTGCCAAAACTGCCAGTGTCTTGATTTTGTTGATTTCCTCTAGGCTGGATTCTCAGACTCCTAGCTGCCATTCAACAACCTGCCTGGCCATTTATAATCATCCATGTCAAAGTCAGCAGCCTTCCATCAGATCTGCGGGAACCACTGGGTGGG
- the LOC122557791 gene encoding protein RIC-3-like isoform X5, with the protein MGIHTYWEKSNLNRFSPMMQRPKVSQQKQQWSVHPHFPGSHQAETAIKAKGGNSGGGNKSFMAQIIPVYGFGLFMYVLYILFKISSKSGTSSPKGRKRCRSTRTGNVKRKITDYELAQLQEKLKETEVAMEKLVLKMGTASDKITSVTTEQEEKLLRHLKEITRVIKKGQLFEGISPEKEAEESPYMEDWEGGEKSFNTYSGPEETCQNCNGSEYSFPHDTNPNIPESNELSAEELAEGFGTREDDCSSSETMEDQMRQSKIYQTLDHQPSTQVGMGSQNDGVEVEEVQCEGCEYFNQESDDLAIIAENFLVSSEVHEVSAVDDQIRDESIKDISIGEQQQVIICKDVDCPDERKALTKKEFI; encoded by the exons CAAACCTTAATCGATTTTCTCCCATGATGCAACGCCCAAAGGTCTCACAACAGAAGCAACAATGGTCAGTGCATCCtcatttccctgggtcccaccaggCAGAAACAGCAATCAAGGCAAAAGGAGGCAACAGTGGAGGTGGCAACAAAAGCTTCATGGCCCAGATCATACCTGTGTATGGATTTGGATTGTTCATGTATGTTCTATACATCCTCTTCAAG ATCTCATCCAAAAGTGGCACCTCTAGTCCTAAAGGAAGGAAGAGATGTAGAAGCACCAGAACCGGGAACGTGAAGCGGAAAATTA CTGATTATGAGCTGGCTCAGCTTCAAGAAAAACTGAAAGAGACTGAAGTGGCCATGGAGAAATTAGTTTTGAAAATGGGAACTGCATCAGACAA GATTACCAGCGTTACTACTGAACAGGAAGAGAAGTTACTGAGACATCTGAAGGAAATCACCCGAGTCATTAAGAAAGGGCAACTCTTTGAAGGCATCAGCCCTGAGAAAGAAGCAGAGGAATCTCCATACATGGAAGACTGGGAAGGTGGAGAAAAATCATTTAACACTTACA GTGGTCCTGAGGAAACATGTCAGAATTGCAATGGATCTGAATATAGTTTCCCACATGACACCAACCCCAACATTCCTGAGTCGAATGAGCTTTCTGCAGAGGAATTAGCAGAAGGATTTGGCACAAGAGAAGATGATTGTTCCTCAAGTGAAACGATGGAAGATCAAATGAGGCAAAGCAAAATATATCAAACACTGGACCATCAGCCAAGCACACAGGTTGGCATGGGTAGCCAGAATGACGGTGTTGAAGTGGAAGAAGTCCAGTGTGAAGGCTGCGAGTATTTTAACCAAGAAAGTGATGACCTAGCTATTATAGCAGAGAACTTTCTTGTCAGCTCTGAGGTTCATGAAGTCAGTGCTGTTGATGATCAAATCAGAGATGAATCTATTAAGGACATTTCGATTGGTGAACAGCAGCAAGTAATCATATGCAAAG ATGTGGACTGTCCTGATGAACGCAAGGCTTTGACAAAAAAGGAGTTTatatga